The sequence below is a genomic window from Cedecea neteri.
TTGCAGCAAAGGGTGTTCCGGATGGTGCGTTTGCAGCAGGACTTCACCTTGCTTACCGGCTCGCCCCGCTCGGCCAGAAACCTGGACGTAGAGCTGGGCAAAGCGTTCGGCAGCACGGAAATCTGCGGAGAAAAGCGCGCCGTCTACGTCGAGTAAGGCGACCAGCGTGACATCAGGGAAGTGGTGCCCTTTAGCCAGCATTTGTGTGCCGATTAGAATTCGTGCGCCGCCCCGGTGCACTTCGGCCAGCTGTTGTTCCAGCGCGCCTTTGCGGCTGGTGGTATCGCGGTCGATACGGGAAATCGGTACGTTCGGGAATAGAGGCTCAAGGCTGTGTTCAAGCTGCTCGGTCCCCATCCCCACCGGAACCAGATGCGTGGAGCCGCACTGCGGGCACTGCTGCGGGATCGCGCGCTGGCTGTCGCAATGGTGGCAGCGCAGGTGGCGCTGGCCCTGGTGCAGCGTGTAGTAATGATCGCACCGTGCGCATTCCGCAATCCAGCCGCATTCGTGGCAGAGCAGGGCAGGGGCATATCCGCGGCGGTTGAGGAAAAGGATCACCTGGTTATCCGCGGCAAGATGCTCGCCGATCTTTTTTAGCAGCGCTGGGGCTAAACCTGCTTTGAGCTGCTGCCCTTTCAGGTCAACAACCTGCTGGTGAGCCGGGCGTGCGTTTCCTGCACGTTTAGTCAGGCGTAACTGGCGATATTTTCCCACCTGAACATTGTGCAGAGTTTCTAACGCTGGCGTTGCCGAGCCGAGAATGATCGGAATGTTTTCAGCATGCGCCCGGTAAACGGCTAAATCGCGAGCGTGGTAGCGCCAGCCTTCTTGCTGTTTGTAGGAGCTGTCATGCTCCTCATCGATGACGATGACGCCGAGACGGCAGAACGGCGTGAACAGAGAAGAACGGGTACCGATGACGATGGCTGCCTCACCGCTGCGTGCTTTTAGCCACACGCTGAGCCTTTCGCTGTCATTTAGCCCGGAATGCAAGACTTCAACCGGCGCGTTAAAACGTTCCCGGAAGCGGGCGATGGTTTGCGGCGTCAGGCCAATTTCGGGCACCAGCACTAAAGCCTGCTTGCCCTGCGCCAGCACATTTTCAAGCACGCTGAGGTAAACCTCAGTTTTGCCGGAGCCGGTGATGCCGGCGAGCAGCCAGGCGGAGAAATGGTCTGATTCGCTGTGGATAGCCCCCACGGCGGTGGCCTGTTCCGTATTCAGTCGCAGCCGTTCACCAGCCACGGCATAGCTTGACCGCCAGTCTTCTTCCGCAGGCGCTGCGCTTTTTAAATCACACAGGCCTTTTGCTCTCAGCGCCTGTAACCCAGGTTCACTGATTTCCAGCTCGCTGATTTGATGCCGCCAGACAATATTGTGCCGCAGCGCCGCCAGCGCCTGCTGCTGTTTAGGGGCGCGTTTGAGACTGTTCAGGTCAACGGCTTTGCCTTCTTCCGTAGCAAACCAGTACCAGAGTGGAGCGTGGTGCGCGGGTTTCCCCTGGCGAAGAAGAATAGGCAGAGCATGAAAGAGCACTTCGCCAATCGGGTGATGATAATA
It includes:
- the priA gene encoding primosomal protein N' — protein: MPVAHVALPVPLARTFDYLLPDGVQVSAGCRVQVPFGKQREAVGIVMSVSQSSDLPLEKLKPVGEILDGRSLFTPSLWRVLLWAAEYYHHPIGEVLFHALPILLRQGKPAHHAPLWYWFATEEGKAVDLNSLKRAPKQQQALAALRHNIVWRHQISELEISEPGLQALRAKGLCDLKSAAPAEEDWRSSYAVAGERLRLNTEQATAVGAIHSESDHFSAWLLAGITGSGKTEVYLSVLENVLAQGKQALVLVPEIGLTPQTIARFRERFNAPVEVLHSGLNDSERLSVWLKARSGEAAIVIGTRSSLFTPFCRLGVIVIDEEHDSSYKQQEGWRYHARDLAVYRAHAENIPIILGSATPALETLHNVQVGKYRQLRLTKRAGNARPAHQQVVDLKGQQLKAGLAPALLKKIGEHLAADNQVILFLNRRGYAPALLCHECGWIAECARCDHYYTLHQGQRHLRCHHCDSQRAIPQQCPQCGSTHLVPVGMGTEQLEHSLEPLFPNVPISRIDRDTTSRKGALEQQLAEVHRGGARILIGTQMLAKGHHFPDVTLVALLDVDGALFSADFRAAERFAQLYVQVSGRAGRAGKQGEVLLQTHHPEHPLLQTLLTKGYDAFSSQALSERQTVFLPPYTSHVLIRAEDQTNHQAPLFLQQLRNLLEASPLRDEQLWIMGPVPSLQPKRGGRFRWQILLQHPSRGRLQKLVSHSLTLINTLPEARKVKWMLDVDPIDG